The Primulina tabacum isolate GXHZ01 chromosome 16, ASM2559414v2, whole genome shotgun sequence genome window below encodes:
- the LOC142529325 gene encoding uncharacterized protein LOC142529325 isoform X3, which yields MTKIDPKYLRLVDDLDRFNHYPWGRVAYRDAVRRLQKDLLGRYNYLTEAQGRKEVEGSFLVVGFVLALQTLAYECYSSVTQKFARRRDVDGLMLPKMFQWVTNTWPSNRAPTAVDITAAFGDCAIDDCLGFLTPTPEELVSPYYTTGLFVDSAPDAVITRVLELWRQGQTVICSEHPLESSSVQHTPSAHSTPDVSGTFYGDISRSVQHTPSGHASPDVSGTRSGDLNRSSSSTSSPMRTGPRVHFGLNHSRHPSLLEHRFERRLTALEDSVTSMHVKMSAGFIETRACIRNINQALDDLKSSFNFGLDELRLSLTEQIRAGFPEMRSNMPVHQDKDYSIAYSRGRNRKSSETDFDIQVTPDARKSGGEATTSRDYYTTPCLFIFALKLLF from the exons ATGACGAAGATCGACcctaaatacttgaggcttgtaGATGATTTAGATAGGTTCAACCATTATCCCTGGGGTAGAGTAGCCTATCGGGATGCGGTCCGACGTTTGCAGAAGGACCTTTTAGGGCGATATAATTACCTCACCGAGGCACAGGGTCGGAAAGAAGTTGAAGGTAGCTTCCTTGTCGTTGGTTTTGTTCTGGCTCTGCag ACCCTCGCTTATGAATGTTATTCGAGCGTGACACAAAAGTTTGCAAGGAGAAGAGATGTGGACGGTTTGATGTTGCCCAAGATGTTTCAGTGGGTGACTAACACGTGGCCGTCAAACCGTGCTCCAACTGCTGTTGATATCACTGCAGCCTTTGGTGATTGTGCTATAGAT GATTGTCTTGGATTTTTGACTCCTACTCCTGAGGAGCTAGTTTCACCGTATTATACGACCGGGCTTTTTGTTGATTCTGCACCTGATGCGGTCATCACTCGGGTACTCGAGCTCTGGAGGCAAGGTCAAACAGTCATATGTAGCGAGCACCCTCTGGAGTCTTCCTCAGTCCAGCACACACCTTCTGCACATTCAACTCCGGATGTTTCCGGCACCTTTTATGGTGATATCAGTAGATCAGTCCAGCACACGCCTTCTGGACATGCATCTCCGGACGTTTCCGGCACCCGTTCTGGTGATCTCAATAGATCCAGCTCTAGCACCAGTTCTCCTATGCGTACGGGTCCTAGAGTCCACTTTGGACTCAATCATTCCCGCCACCCATCACTCTTGGAGCATCGTTTCGAGAGGCGGTTGACTGCCTTGGAGGATTCCGTTACGTCTATGCATGTTAAGATGTCAGCAGGATTTATTGAGACCAGGGCGTGTATCAGGAATATAAATCAGGCTTTAGATGACTTGAAATCGAGTTTTAATTTTGGTCTCgatgagttgagattgagttTGACTGAACAGATTAGAGCTGGTTTTCCTGAGATGAGGTCTAACATGCCAGTGCATCAGGACAAAGATTATAGCATAGCCTATAGCAGAGGGCGGAATAGGAAATCATCCGAGACAGATTTTG ATATTCAAGTGACTCCGGATGCGCGTAAGTCAGGTGGCGAGGCGACCACGTCGAGAGATTATTACACTACACCTTGTCTAttcatatttgcattaaagttattattttaa
- the LOC142529325 gene encoding uncharacterized protein LOC142529325 isoform X2 — translation MTKIDPKYLRLVDDLDRFNHYPWGRVAYRDAVRRLQKDLLGRYNYLTEAQGRKEVEGSFLVVGFVLALQTLAYECYSSVTQKFARRRDVDGLMLPKMFQWVTNTWPSNRAPTAVDITAAFGDCAIDDCLGFLTPTPEELVSPYYTTGLFVDSAPDAVITRVLELWRQGQTVICSEHPLESSSVQHTPSAHSTPDVSGTFYGDISRSVQHTPSGHASPDVSGTRSGDLNRSSSSTSSPMRTGPRVHFGLNHSRHPSLLEHRFERRLTALEDSVTSMHVKMSAGFIETRACIRNINQALDDLKSSFNFGLDELRLSLTEQIRAGFPEMRSNMPVHQDKDYSIAYSRGRNRKSSETDFGVDDNLAREIGSSSQTQQIFEPNLPVITEESSEGEIFK, via the exons ATGACGAAGATCGACcctaaatacttgaggcttgtaGATGATTTAGATAGGTTCAACCATTATCCCTGGGGTAGAGTAGCCTATCGGGATGCGGTCCGACGTTTGCAGAAGGACCTTTTAGGGCGATATAATTACCTCACCGAGGCACAGGGTCGGAAAGAAGTTGAAGGTAGCTTCCTTGTCGTTGGTTTTGTTCTGGCTCTGCag ACCCTCGCTTATGAATGTTATTCGAGCGTGACACAAAAGTTTGCAAGGAGAAGAGATGTGGACGGTTTGATGTTGCCCAAGATGTTTCAGTGGGTGACTAACACGTGGCCGTCAAACCGTGCTCCAACTGCTGTTGATATCACTGCAGCCTTTGGTGATTGTGCTATAGAT GATTGTCTTGGATTTTTGACTCCTACTCCTGAGGAGCTAGTTTCACCGTATTATACGACCGGGCTTTTTGTTGATTCTGCACCTGATGCGGTCATCACTCGGGTACTCGAGCTCTGGAGGCAAGGTCAAACAGTCATATGTAGCGAGCACCCTCTGGAGTCTTCCTCAGTCCAGCACACACCTTCTGCACATTCAACTCCGGATGTTTCCGGCACCTTTTATGGTGATATCAGTAGATCAGTCCAGCACACGCCTTCTGGACATGCATCTCCGGACGTTTCCGGCACCCGTTCTGGTGATCTCAATAGATCCAGCTCTAGCACCAGTTCTCCTATGCGTACGGGTCCTAGAGTCCACTTTGGACTCAATCATTCCCGCCACCCATCACTCTTGGAGCATCGTTTCGAGAGGCGGTTGACTGCCTTGGAGGATTCCGTTACGTCTATGCATGTTAAGATGTCAGCAGGATTTATTGAGACCAGGGCGTGTATCAGGAATATAAATCAGGCTTTAGATGACTTGAAATCGAGTTTTAATTTTGGTCTCgatgagttgagattgagttTGACTGAACAGATTAGAGCTGGTTTTCCTGAGATGAGGTCTAACATGCCAGTGCATCAGGACAAAGATTATAGCATAGCCTATAGCAGAGGGCGGAATAGGAAATCATCCGAGACAGATTTTG GTGTGGATGATAATCTGGCTAGGGAAATTGGCAGTAGTAGCCAAACCCAACAGATATTTGAGCCTAACCTTCCAGTCATTACAGAGGAGTCCTCAGAAGGTGAG ATATTCAAGTGA
- the LOC142529325 gene encoding uncharacterized protein LOC142529325 isoform X1 — MTKIDPKYLRLVDDLDRFNHYPWGRVAYRDAVRRLQKDLLGRYNYLTEAQGRKEVEGSFLVVGFVLALQTLAYECYSSVTQKFARRRDVDGLMLPKMFQWVTNTWPSNRAPTAVDITAAFGDCAIDDCLGFLTPTPEELVSPYYTTGLFVDSAPDAVITRVLELWRQGQTVICSEHPLESSSVQHTPSAHSTPDVSGTFYGDISRSVQHTPSGHASPDVSGTRSGDLNRSSSSTSSPMRTGPRVHFGLNHSRHPSLLEHRFERRLTALEDSVTSMHVKMSAGFIETRACIRNINQALDDLKSSFNFGLDELRLSLTEQIRAGFPEMRSNMPVHQDKDYSIAYSRGRNRKSSETDFGVDDNLAREIGSSSQTQQIFEPNLPVITEESSEDIQVTPDAGLPGG; from the exons ATGACGAAGATCGACcctaaatacttgaggcttgtaGATGATTTAGATAGGTTCAACCATTATCCCTGGGGTAGAGTAGCCTATCGGGATGCGGTCCGACGTTTGCAGAAGGACCTTTTAGGGCGATATAATTACCTCACCGAGGCACAGGGTCGGAAAGAAGTTGAAGGTAGCTTCCTTGTCGTTGGTTTTGTTCTGGCTCTGCag ACCCTCGCTTATGAATGTTATTCGAGCGTGACACAAAAGTTTGCAAGGAGAAGAGATGTGGACGGTTTGATGTTGCCCAAGATGTTTCAGTGGGTGACTAACACGTGGCCGTCAAACCGTGCTCCAACTGCTGTTGATATCACTGCAGCCTTTGGTGATTGTGCTATAGAT GATTGTCTTGGATTTTTGACTCCTACTCCTGAGGAGCTAGTTTCACCGTATTATACGACCGGGCTTTTTGTTGATTCTGCACCTGATGCGGTCATCACTCGGGTACTCGAGCTCTGGAGGCAAGGTCAAACAGTCATATGTAGCGAGCACCCTCTGGAGTCTTCCTCAGTCCAGCACACACCTTCTGCACATTCAACTCCGGATGTTTCCGGCACCTTTTATGGTGATATCAGTAGATCAGTCCAGCACACGCCTTCTGGACATGCATCTCCGGACGTTTCCGGCACCCGTTCTGGTGATCTCAATAGATCCAGCTCTAGCACCAGTTCTCCTATGCGTACGGGTCCTAGAGTCCACTTTGGACTCAATCATTCCCGCCACCCATCACTCTTGGAGCATCGTTTCGAGAGGCGGTTGACTGCCTTGGAGGATTCCGTTACGTCTATGCATGTTAAGATGTCAGCAGGATTTATTGAGACCAGGGCGTGTATCAGGAATATAAATCAGGCTTTAGATGACTTGAAATCGAGTTTTAATTTTGGTCTCgatgagttgagattgagttTGACTGAACAGATTAGAGCTGGTTTTCCTGAGATGAGGTCTAACATGCCAGTGCATCAGGACAAAGATTATAGCATAGCCTATAGCAGAGGGCGGAATAGGAAATCATCCGAGACAGATTTTG GTGTGGATGATAATCTGGCTAGGGAAATTGGCAGTAGTAGCCAAACCCAACAGATATTTGAGCCTAACCTTCCAGTCATTACAGAGGAGTCCTCAGAAG ATATTCAAGTGACTCCGGATGCGGGTCTGCCAGGTGGCTAG
- the LOC142529325 gene encoding uncharacterized protein LOC142529325 isoform X4, whose translation MTKIDPKYLRLVDDLDRFNHYPWGRVAYRDAVRRLQKDLLGRYNYLTEAQGRKEVEGSFLVVGFVLALQTLAYECYSSVTQKFARRRDVDGLMLPKMFQWVTNTWPSNRAPTAVDITAAFGDCAIDDCLGFLTPTPEELVSPYYTTGLFVDSAPDAVITRVLELWRQGQTVICSEHPLESSSVQHTPSAHSTPDVSGTFYGDISRSVQHTPSGHASPDVSGTRSGDLNRSSSSTSSPMRTGPRVHFGLNHSRHPSLLEHRFERRLTALEDSVTSMHVKMSAGFIETRACIRNINQALDDLKSSFNFGLDELRLSLTEQIRAGFPEMRSNMPVHQDKDYSIAYSRGRNRKSSETDFGVDDNLAREIGTSSQT comes from the exons ATGACGAAGATCGACcctaaatacttgaggcttgtaGATGATTTAGATAGGTTCAACCATTATCCCTGGGGTAGAGTAGCCTATCGGGATGCGGTCCGACGTTTGCAGAAGGACCTTTTAGGGCGATATAATTACCTCACCGAGGCACAGGGTCGGAAAGAAGTTGAAGGTAGCTTCCTTGTCGTTGGTTTTGTTCTGGCTCTGCag ACCCTCGCTTATGAATGTTATTCGAGCGTGACACAAAAGTTTGCAAGGAGAAGAGATGTGGACGGTTTGATGTTGCCCAAGATGTTTCAGTGGGTGACTAACACGTGGCCGTCAAACCGTGCTCCAACTGCTGTTGATATCACTGCAGCCTTTGGTGATTGTGCTATAGAT GATTGTCTTGGATTTTTGACTCCTACTCCTGAGGAGCTAGTTTCACCGTATTATACGACCGGGCTTTTTGTTGATTCTGCACCTGATGCGGTCATCACTCGGGTACTCGAGCTCTGGAGGCAAGGTCAAACAGTCATATGTAGCGAGCACCCTCTGGAGTCTTCCTCAGTCCAGCACACACCTTCTGCACATTCAACTCCGGATGTTTCCGGCACCTTTTATGGTGATATCAGTAGATCAGTCCAGCACACGCCTTCTGGACATGCATCTCCGGACGTTTCCGGCACCCGTTCTGGTGATCTCAATAGATCCAGCTCTAGCACCAGTTCTCCTATGCGTACGGGTCCTAGAGTCCACTTTGGACTCAATCATTCCCGCCACCCATCACTCTTGGAGCATCGTTTCGAGAGGCGGTTGACTGCCTTGGAGGATTCCGTTACGTCTATGCATGTTAAGATGTCAGCAGGATTTATTGAGACCAGGGCGTGTATCAGGAATATAAATCAGGCTTTAGATGACTTGAAATCGAGTTTTAATTTTGGTCTCgatgagttgagattgagttTGACTGAACAGATTAGAGCTGGTTTTCCTGAGATGAGGTCTAACATGCCAGTGCATCAGGACAAAGATTATAGCATAGCCTATAGCAGAGGGCGGAATAGGAAATCATCCGAGACAGATTTTG GTGTGGATGATAATCTGGCTAGAGAAATTGGCACTAGTAGCCAAACATAA